From Streptomyces sp. NBC_01426, a single genomic window includes:
- a CDS encoding zinc-dependent alcohol dehydrogenase family protein — protein sequence MRGAVIHAPGDVRFETMDDPKILHPTDAIIRTAVTCVCGSDLWPYRGAEPIGDPHPMGHEYVGFVEEVGSEVTSVKPGQFVVGSFATSDNTCVNCRNGFQSNCLHREFMSTCQAEYVRIPHAQGTLVATDEVPDEAFWPGLLAVSDVMGTGWWAADAAEVRPGSTAVVVGDGAVGLCGVIAAQAMGAERIIVMSRHETRQKLARAFGATDIVTERGEDGIARIKEMTNGIGADSVLECVGTAQAMSQALHTARPGGNVGFVGVPHEVAIDGQELFFSHVGLRGGPAPVRRYLPDLIDRVLARRIDPGKVFDLALPLDQVAEGYKAMDERRAIKTLLTP from the coding sequence ATGCGCGGCGCAGTGATCCACGCTCCCGGCGATGTCCGGTTCGAGACCATGGACGACCCCAAGATCCTTCACCCGACCGACGCAATCATCCGCACGGCCGTGACCTGTGTATGTGGCTCGGACCTGTGGCCCTACCGCGGCGCTGAGCCGATCGGTGACCCGCACCCGATGGGCCACGAGTACGTCGGCTTCGTGGAGGAGGTCGGTTCCGAGGTCACCTCGGTGAAGCCGGGCCAGTTCGTCGTCGGATCGTTTGCCACCTCGGACAACACCTGCGTGAACTGCCGCAATGGCTTCCAGTCGAACTGCCTGCACCGCGAGTTCATGTCGACCTGCCAGGCCGAGTACGTCCGTATCCCCCACGCTCAGGGCACTCTGGTCGCCACCGACGAGGTGCCGGACGAGGCGTTCTGGCCCGGTCTGTTGGCCGTCTCCGACGTCATGGGCACCGGCTGGTGGGCCGCGGATGCCGCCGAGGTGAGGCCCGGCTCGACCGCCGTGGTCGTCGGCGACGGAGCGGTCGGCCTGTGCGGCGTGATCGCGGCGCAGGCGATGGGCGCCGAGCGGATCATCGTCATGTCGCGGCACGAGACGCGGCAGAAGCTGGCCCGCGCCTTTGGGGCCACCGACATCGTCACCGAACGCGGTGAGGATGGCATCGCCCGCATCAAGGAGATGACGAACGGGATCGGCGCGGACTCCGTCCTGGAGTGCGTCGGCACCGCCCAGGCCATGAGCCAGGCCCTCCACACGGCCCGGCCCGGCGGGAACGTCGGCTTTGTCGGGGTTCCGCACGAGGTCGCGATCGACGGGCAGGAGCTGTTCTTCTCCCACGTCGGCCTGCGCGGCGGCCCCGCCCCCGTACGCCGCTACCTACCCGATCTCATCGACCGCGTCCTCGCCCGCCGGATCGACCCCGGCAAGGTCTTCGACCTCGCTCTCCCTCTCGACCAGGTCGCCGAGGGCTACAAGGCCATGGACGAGCGTCGCGCCATCAAGACCCTCCTCACGCCCTGA
- a CDS encoding Hsp20/alpha crystallin family protein produces the protein MLMRTDPFREMDRIVQQLSGTSGTWSKPSVMPMDAYRDGDVYVIAFDLPGVDREAIDIDVERNMLKVKAERRPAGKSDGVQMELSERPLGVFSRQVMLADTLDTERIEADYDAGVLTLRIPIAERAKPRKISIGRADDHKQISG, from the coding sequence ATGTTGATGCGCACTGACCCGTTCCGCGAGATGGACCGGATCGTCCAGCAGCTGTCGGGTACGTCGGGCACGTGGTCGAAGCCGTCGGTGATGCCGATGGACGCCTACCGCGACGGTGACGTCTACGTGATCGCCTTCGACCTCCCCGGTGTGGACCGTGAGGCGATCGACATCGACGTCGAGCGCAACATGCTCAAGGTCAAGGCCGAGCGCCGCCCTGCGGGTAAGTCCGACGGCGTGCAGATGGAACTCTCCGAGCGGCCCCTGGGCGTCTTCTCCCGCCAGGTCATGCTGGCCGACACCCTTGACACCGAGCGCATCGAAGCCGACTACGACGCGGGTGTCCTGACCCTGCGGATCCCGATCGCCGAGCGCGCCAAGCCCCGCAAGATCAGCATCGGCCGAGCCGACGACCACAAGCAGATCTCCGGCTGA
- a CDS encoding STAS domain-containing protein, translating into MEQQVLVLPDEGDGVRVIACVGEFDQDTLEAFREAGNPAAADPSVRRIVLDVSRLTFADSSMLNEMLRLLRSGRLVLAGPIPPSLRRVFELTGAGSLFPTAVSVEAARIL; encoded by the coding sequence GTGGAACAACAAGTACTGGTGCTGCCGGACGAGGGTGACGGCGTTCGGGTGATCGCGTGCGTCGGAGAGTTCGACCAGGACACCCTGGAAGCCTTCCGTGAAGCCGGCAACCCGGCCGCCGCGGATCCCTCCGTCCGGCGGATCGTTCTGGACGTCAGCCGGCTCACCTTCGCCGACTCTTCGATGCTCAACGAGATGCTGCGCCTGCTGCGCTCCGGCCGCCTGGTCTTGGCCGGCCCGATTCCTCCCAGCCTGCGGCGCGTCTTCGAACTCACCGGGGCCGGCTCACTGTTCCCGACCGCCGTCAGCGTGGAAGCCGCCCGCATCCTGTAG
- a CDS encoding STAS domain-containing protein gives MSPLTIASRDAATGPVLELTGDLDYATAPELRKALDGLTLTSGQLLVLDLAGLDYCDSSGITTLLAARNLTIQQNAHLALAAVPDNTARILHIVGLDQIFTIHPDTRAATHPSTAAS, from the coding sequence ATGAGCCCCCTCACGATCGCCTCCCGCGACGCCGCCACCGGCCCCGTACTGGAACTCACCGGTGACCTCGACTACGCCACGGCACCCGAACTCCGCAAAGCACTCGACGGCCTGACCCTGACCTCCGGGCAACTACTCGTCCTGGACCTCGCCGGTCTCGACTACTGCGACTCCAGCGGCATCACCACCCTGCTCGCCGCCCGCAACCTGACCATCCAACAAAACGCCCACCTCGCCCTGGCCGCGGTCCCCGACAACACCGCCCGCATCCTGCACATCGTCGGCCTGGACCAGATCTTCACCATCCACCCCGATACCCGGGCGGCCACCCACCCCAGCACCGCAGCATCCTGA
- a CDS encoding helix-turn-helix domain-containing protein, producing the protein MTADDSLGRLDDDDYPAYTMGRAAAMLGTTQGFLRAIGDARLITPLRTAGGHRRYSRHQLRLAARARELVDEGTPIEAACRIVTLEDQLREAQRLNVQNGPATTAAA; encoded by the coding sequence ATGACAGCAGACGACTCGTTGGGCCGTCTCGACGACGACGACTATCCCGCCTACACGATGGGCCGGGCCGCCGCCATGCTCGGCACCACCCAGGGCTTCCTCCGCGCCATCGGAGACGCCCGCCTCATCACCCCGCTCCGCACCGCGGGCGGTCATCGCCGCTACTCCCGTCACCAGCTCCGCCTCGCGGCCCGCGCCCGCGAGCTCGTCGATGAGGGAACCCCGATCGAGGCGGCCTGCCGCATCGTCACCCTCGAAGACCAACTACGCGAAGCCCAACGCCTCAACGTCCAGAACGGGCCCGCCACCACGGCTGCGGCCTGA
- a CDS encoding IS5 family transposase (programmed frameshift), whose protein sequence is MSLTDAQWARIEPLLPERTPKRGGRWRDHRQVIDAIAFKYRTGTPWMDLPEHFGSWKGAHNRLRKWAADGTWEKVFTALLAQADAEGDLDWVVAVDSTIVRAHQHAAGARQKGPRTEPADHALGRSRGGLTTKIHLAADNRCRPLAFLITPGQAGDAPAFPKVMARLRVPRPVGRPRERPDVVLADKAYSSRAIRSHLRRRGIRAVIPQPADQAANRKRLGRLGGRPPAFDREAYKQRNTVERCINKLKQWRGLATRYDKTATIYLAGLHLAAIFIWSAR, encoded by the exons GTGTCGTTGACTGACGCGCAGTGGGCGCGGATCGAGCCGTTGCTGCCGGAGCGGACGCCGAAGCGGGGTGGGCGGTGGCGTGATCACCGGCAGGTGATCGACGCGATCGCGTTCAAGTACCGGACCGGGACACCGTGGATGGACCTGCCCGAGCACTTCGGGTCGTGGAAGGGAGCCCACAACCGGCTGCGGAAGTGGGCCGCGGACGGGACCTGGGAGAAGGTCTTCACCGCCCTGCTCGCCCAGGCCGACGCCGAAGGCGATTTGGACTGGGTCGTCGCGGTCGACTCCACCATCGTCCGTGCCCATCAGCACGCCGCCGGGGCCCGTCAAAAGGGGCCCCGGACG GAGCCCGCCGACCATGCCCTCGGACGGTCCCGCGGCGGACTGACCACGAAAATCCATCTGGCCGCCGACAACCGCTGCCGGCCTCTGGCCTTCCTCATCACACCCGGCCAGGCCGGTGACGCACCCGCGTTCCCAAAGGTCATGGCCCGATTACGGGTTCCGCGGCCGGTCGGCAGGCCGAGAGAGCGACCGGACGTGGTCCTGGCCGACAAGGCCTACTCGTCCCGCGCGATCCGCTCCCACCTGCGGCGCCGCGGAATCCGGGCGGTGATCCCACAGCCCGCCGACCAGGCCGCCAACCGCAAACGTCTCGGCCGACTCGGCGGCCGTCCCCCCGCCTTCGACCGCGAGGCCTACAAGCAGCGGAACACCGTCGAGCGCTGCATCAACAAGCTCAAACAATGGCGCGGCCTGGCCACCCGCTACGACAAGACCGCCACCATCTACCTCGCCGGACTCCACCTCGCAGCCATCTTCATCTGGTCAGCGAGATGA
- a CDS encoding PP2C family protein-serine/threonine phosphatase, which translates to MCTTDEESDGEHDVDATDAAFTSLLEDSAEELYEQAPCGYLSTLMDGTIAKINTTLLEWLGLERSAVVGRMRFTDLLTVGGKLYHETHFAPMLQMKGEISGIALDIKAAGKQRMPVLVTSKVKTSDDGEPLLIRTTVFDARDRRSYERELLRGRQAAEEARREAEEARRQAEADRERLQEALAVLQQNLLPAALPAIPGLEAGSYYHTASPDLLGGDFYDLFPLDAGRWAFFLGDVCGKGPQAAAVTSLTRYTLRAAALHDPDPVTVLATLNTVLHERYSGGDPRYCTTIFGVLEPAADHVEVHLASGGHPSALIQRADGTAHYLPTPGGMLIGILPWAQFTPARTRLLPGDTLLLYTDGLTEARVGPERALYGEDALLAFTSTQPPAGPQSLIAALTGLLAGFGDGLDDDTALLALGVPAPLPTPASEDPK; encoded by the coding sequence ATGTGCACCACTGACGAGGAGTCGGACGGGGAGCACGACGTGGACGCCACGGACGCGGCCTTCACCTCGCTGCTGGAAGACAGTGCCGAGGAGCTGTACGAGCAGGCTCCGTGCGGGTACCTGTCGACGCTGATGGACGGCACCATCGCGAAGATCAACACCACCCTGTTGGAGTGGCTGGGTCTGGAACGCTCGGCGGTGGTGGGTCGGATGCGGTTCACCGATCTGCTCACGGTGGGCGGCAAGCTCTACCACGAGACGCACTTCGCCCCGATGCTGCAGATGAAAGGCGAGATCAGCGGCATCGCCCTGGACATCAAAGCCGCCGGCAAGCAGCGGATGCCCGTCCTGGTCACCTCGAAGGTGAAGACCAGCGATGACGGTGAGCCGCTGCTGATCCGCACCACCGTCTTCGACGCCCGGGACCGGCGCTCCTACGAGAGGGAACTGCTGCGCGGCCGCCAAGCCGCGGAGGAAGCGCGACGCGAGGCGGAGGAGGCACGCCGGCAGGCAGAGGCCGACCGCGAACGCCTCCAGGAAGCCTTGGCCGTCCTTCAGCAGAACCTGCTGCCCGCCGCGCTCCCCGCGATTCCGGGCCTGGAGGCCGGCTCGTACTATCACACGGCCTCCCCGGACCTGCTCGGCGGAGACTTCTACGACCTGTTTCCCCTGGACGCCGGCCGGTGGGCGTTCTTCCTCGGCGACGTGTGCGGCAAAGGCCCACAAGCCGCCGCGGTCACCTCCCTGACCCGGTACACCCTGCGCGCGGCCGCTCTTCACGATCCTGATCCCGTCACCGTGCTGGCCACCTTGAACACCGTGCTCCACGAGCGGTACAGCGGCGGCGACCCCCGCTACTGCACCACCATCTTCGGCGTCCTCGAACCCGCCGCCGACCACGTCGAGGTGCACCTGGCATCCGGCGGACACCCCTCCGCGCTGATCCAACGCGCCGACGGCACCGCCCACTACCTGCCCACCCCCGGCGGCATGCTGATCGGCATCCTTCCCTGGGCGCAGTTCACGCCCGCCCGCACCCGCCTGTTGCCCGGCGACACCCTGCTGCTCTACACCGACGGTCTCACCGAGGCCCGCGTCGGGCCGGAGCGCGCGCTGTACGGCGAGGACGCCCTCCTCGCATTCACCAGCACCCAACCGCCCGCAGGGCCGCAGTCCCTGATCGCCGCCCTGACCGGACTCCTCGCCGGGTTCGGAGACGGACTCGACGACGACACCGCGCTACTCGCCCTCGGCGTGCCCGCCCCGCTTCCCACCCCCGCGAGCGAAGACCCCAAATGA
- a CDS encoding DUF2267 domain-containing protein produces the protein MSMRRESFLAHVQERGNYETAEEADRVARVVLALLGAHLVGKVRADLAARLPETYALILLNPLQAAEPLSPERFVRATAAWIEGATEQTAVWDIGAVLSTAAAAAGDVLTREVLLQLPPGYDLLFGHPQPT, from the coding sequence ATGTCGATGCGCCGAGAGTCCTTCCTGGCGCACGTCCAGGAACGCGGCAATTACGAGACCGCGGAAGAAGCCGACCGTGTGGCCCGCGTCGTTCTGGCCCTGCTGGGCGCCCACCTCGTCGGCAAGGTGCGCGCCGACCTGGCCGCACGCCTTCCCGAGACCTACGCGCTGATCCTCCTCAACCCCCTGCAGGCCGCCGAGCCGCTGTCTCCCGAGCGTTTCGTGCGGGCGACCGCGGCCTGGATCGAGGGCGCCACCGAGCAGACGGCCGTGTGGGACATCGGCGCCGTCCTGTCCACGGCGGCCGCAGCGGCGGGCGACGTCCTCACCCGCGAGGTCCTGCTCCAACTCCCTCCGGGCTACGACCTCCTCTTCGGCCACCCCCAGCCCACCTGA
- a CDS encoding STAS domain-containing protein (This anti-anti-sigma factor, or anti-sigma factor antagonist, belongs to a family that includes characterized members SpoIIAA, RsbV, RsfA, and RsfB.) — protein sequence MIPSPRRPARTVLLPGRYGLIPLAGELDLETAPAVRDAVRACLDNHPALLRVDISGVSFCDCSGLGALLWARAEAARAGVGFHLSGPFQPIVARVLHATGTAAHFGLEPQSAQHAGEQREGGGWGTNFDTVRQPQVRKTSWEVAR from the coding sequence GTGATTCCCTCCCCTCGGCGGCCCGCCCGCACGGTGCTCCTCCCCGGCCGTTACGGCCTGATCCCCCTCGCCGGTGAACTCGACCTGGAGACCGCGCCGGCTGTCCGCGACGCGGTCCGCGCATGCCTCGACAACCACCCCGCCCTGCTGCGCGTCGACATCAGCGGGGTGTCCTTCTGCGACTGCTCTGGACTGGGCGCTCTGCTGTGGGCCAGGGCCGAAGCGGCCCGCGCCGGAGTCGGGTTCCATCTCAGCGGCCCGTTCCAACCCATCGTGGCCCGCGTTCTGCACGCCACCGGCACCGCCGCCCACTTCGGCCTGGAGCCCCAATCGGCACAGCACGCAGGCGAGCAGCGGGAAGGTGGCGGGTGGGGCACGAACTTCGACACAGTCCGTCAGCCCCAGGTCCGGAAAACCAGCTGGGAGGTTGCGCGTTAA
- a CDS encoding helix-turn-helix domain-containing protein, translated as MTAENPTGPRGGHLDDDDYPAFTMGRAADMLGTTQRFLRAIDEHRLITPLRSPGGHRRYSRHQLRIAARARELVDQGLPVEAACRIVALEDQLQEARRINADNLNASRSAAGPPAAA; from the coding sequence ATGACGGCAGAGAATCCGACCGGCCCGCGCGGCGGTCACCTGGACGACGATGATTACCCCGCCTTCACCATGGGCCGGGCCGCCGACATGCTCGGCACCACCCAACGCTTCCTCCGCGCCATCGACGAGCACCGCCTGATCACGCCGCTCCGTTCACCCGGCGGGCACCGGCGATACTCCCGCCACCAGCTGCGGATCGCCGCCCGCGCCCGTGAACTCGTCGACCAAGGCCTGCCCGTGGAGGCGGCCTGCCGCATCGTCGCCCTGGAGGACCAGCTCCAAGAAGCCCGCCGTATCAACGCCGACAACCTCAACGCCTCCCGCTCGGCGGCCGGCCCACCCGCCGCGGCCTGA
- a CDS encoding HSP18 transcriptional regulator, translating to MTEPAPPATPVPFPAAAAALEAINQSVRDAQLPSAHTPAPAQPAAGSGPHPALAALLTLREVREQLAGWESNLIETARDEGASWAELAGPLGVASRQAAERRYLRLRPGTPGSTGEERVQATRDTRAADRTVTTWARHNAADLRRLAAQITALTGLPAEAADAVGALNLALGHDDAARLVRPLTDTRPHLRPQDTELAAHIDALTRNIHKLRQSAHGQRGT from the coding sequence ATGACCGAACCCGCCCCACCGGCCACACCGGTTCCCTTCCCTGCCGCCGCGGCAGCACTGGAGGCCATCAACCAGTCCGTCAGGGACGCGCAGCTGCCCTCCGCGCACACCCCTGCCCCAGCGCAGCCCGCGGCCGGCTCAGGCCCGCACCCGGCCCTGGCCGCACTGCTGACGCTGCGCGAGGTGCGCGAACAGCTCGCAGGTTGGGAGAGCAACCTGATCGAAACCGCCCGCGACGAGGGCGCCAGCTGGGCCGAGCTCGCCGGACCCCTCGGAGTAGCCAGCCGACAGGCAGCCGAACGCCGCTACCTCCGTCTGCGCCCCGGCACCCCCGGCTCCACCGGAGAAGAACGTGTCCAGGCCACCCGCGACACCCGCGCCGCCGACCGCACCGTCACCACCTGGGCTCGTCACAACGCCGCCGACCTCCGACGCCTGGCCGCACAGATCACCGCTCTCACCGGCCTGCCCGCCGAGGCCGCCGACGCGGTCGGCGCCCTGAACCTGGCCCTCGGCCACGACGACGCCGCCCGCCTCGTCCGACCCCTGACCGACACCCGGCCCCATCTGCGGCCCCAGGACACCGAACTCGCCGCACACATCGACGCCCTGACCCGGAACATCCACAAACTCCGCCAGAGCGCTCACGGCCAACGCGGCACCTGA
- a CDS encoding alpha/beta fold hydrolase has protein sequence MDIRRRNNVTVTGRTDGPVLLLAHGFGCDQNMWRLVVPALAEDYRLVLFDYVGSGHADASAWDEQRYSSLEGYAQDVLEVCEELDLREVTFVGHSVSAMVGVLAAAKAPGRFSRLVMVAPSPRYIDEAGYRGGFDADDIDELLESLESNYLGWSAAMAPVIMGNADRPELGEELTTSFCATDPDMARVFARTTFLSDSREDLKTVTVPTLVLECEQDVIAPREVGAYVRDAIPGSRLVTLAATGHCPQLSAPQATASAISDFVGVAR, from the coding sequence ATGGATATCCGTCGCAGGAACAACGTCACCGTCACGGGTCGTACGGACGGGCCGGTGCTCCTGCTGGCGCACGGGTTCGGCTGTGACCAGAACATGTGGCGCCTGGTCGTCCCCGCGCTGGCCGAGGACTACCGGCTGGTGCTCTTCGACTACGTGGGCTCCGGCCACGCCGACGCCTCGGCCTGGGACGAGCAGCGCTACAGCTCACTGGAGGGCTACGCGCAGGATGTGCTGGAGGTCTGCGAGGAGCTGGATCTGCGGGAGGTGACCTTCGTGGGGCATTCGGTCAGTGCCATGGTCGGGGTGTTGGCTGCGGCCAAGGCGCCGGGGCGGTTCTCCCGGCTGGTGATGGTCGCCCCCTCGCCCCGCTACATCGACGAGGCCGGATACCGGGGCGGGTTCGACGCGGACGACATCGACGAGCTGCTGGAGTCCTTGGAGTCGAATTATCTGGGGTGGTCGGCGGCGATGGCGCCGGTGATCATGGGCAACGCGGACCGCCCGGAGCTCGGCGAGGAGCTGACGACGTCGTTCTGCGCGACCGATCCGGACATGGCGCGGGTCTTCGCCCGTACGACGTTCCTGTCCGACAGCCGCGAGGACCTGAAGACCGTGACGGTGCCGACGCTGGTTCTGGAATGCGAGCAGGACGTGATCGCCCCTCGCGAGGTCGGGGCCTACGTTCGCGACGCGATTCCCGGCAGCCGGCTTGTCACGCTGGCGGCGACGGGGCACTGCCCCCAGTTGAGCGCGCCGCAGGCCACCGCAAGCGCGATCAGCGACTTCGTCGGAGTCGCCCGATGA
- a CDS encoding DUF2267 domain-containing protein, with translation MYDQPRPNRPTSAMTFDQMLERVRYEGAYPTRERAEEAVRNVLTALGRQITGDERVDLAQCLPVEAALALTCAPPDAEQLTGWGFVKNLAAQTGVSPAVARWDTGAVLTPVARLAGPDLTARVLERLPDDYALLFGQAHLRRSQPIAA, from the coding sequence ATGTACGACCAGCCTCGACCGAACCGGCCCACCTCCGCCATGACGTTCGACCAGATGCTGGAACGCGTCCGCTACGAGGGCGCCTACCCCACCCGCGAACGCGCCGAGGAAGCCGTCCGCAACGTCCTTACCGCACTCGGACGGCAGATCACCGGCGACGAACGCGTCGACCTCGCCCAGTGCCTGCCCGTCGAAGCGGCCCTCGCCCTGACCTGCGCGCCCCCCGACGCCGAACAGCTCACCGGCTGGGGATTCGTGAAAAACCTGGCCGCGCAGACCGGCGTCAGCCCCGCCGTCGCCCGCTGGGACACCGGCGCCGTCCTCACCCCGGTCGCCCGTCTCGCCGGACCCGACCTCACCGCCCGCGTCCTTGAGCGGCTCCCCGACGACTACGCCCTCCTCTTCGGCCAGGCACACCTGCGCCGATCCCAGCCGATCGCTGCCTGA
- a CDS encoding SDR family NAD(P)-dependent oxidoreductase, producing the protein MNPTYDFTGQVAFVTGASSGMGLATARAFAEAGAAVGLADIDERAVNTAVKELTDAGHQALALICDVADEDQVAAAVDRTVETFGRLDMAYNNAGVMPPPTDAADESAEQFDRVQGINLRGIWASMKHELRHMRDQGSGAIVNCSSLGGLVGNPGRAAYHATKHGVIGLTKSAALEYGARGVRINAVCPGTIATPMVDAMVEGGELDRHQAETGQAIDRLGTAEEIAQAVLWLCSPGAGYVTGIALPIDGGYTAQ; encoded by the coding sequence ATGAACCCCACCTACGACTTCACCGGCCAGGTCGCCTTCGTCACCGGCGCCTCCTCCGGCATGGGCCTGGCCACCGCCCGCGCCTTCGCCGAAGCCGGCGCCGCCGTCGGCCTCGCCGACATCGACGAGCGCGCCGTCAACACCGCCGTGAAGGAGCTCACCGACGCCGGCCACCAGGCCCTCGCCCTGATCTGCGACGTCGCCGACGAGGACCAGGTCGCCGCCGCCGTCGACCGCACGGTGGAGACCTTCGGCCGGCTCGACATGGCCTACAACAACGCCGGCGTCATGCCTCCGCCCACCGACGCCGCCGACGAGAGCGCCGAGCAGTTCGACCGCGTCCAGGGCATCAACCTGCGCGGCATCTGGGCGAGCATGAAGCACGAACTGCGCCACATGCGTGACCAGGGCAGCGGCGCGATCGTCAACTGCTCCTCCCTCGGCGGCCTCGTCGGCAACCCGGGCCGCGCCGCCTACCACGCCACCAAACACGGCGTGATCGGCCTGACCAAGAGCGCCGCCCTCGAATACGGTGCTCGCGGCGTGCGCATCAACGCCGTCTGCCCCGGCACCATCGCCACCCCCATGGTCGACGCCATGGTCGAAGGCGGAGAACTCGACCGCCACCAGGCCGAAACCGGCCAGGCCATCGACCGGCTCGGCACCGCCGAGGAGATCGCCCAGGCCGTCCTGTGGCTGTGCAGCCCCGGCGCCGGCTACGTCACCGGCATCGCCCTGCCCATCGACGGCGGCTACACCGCCCAGTAG
- a CDS encoding (R)-mandelonitrile lyase — MQITRSSIDTAKGPTDWFTGDVYIDAVAAAPAPSRVTANLVHFMPGARTHWHRHPLGQTVFVTEGIGLCQRRGGPVEVIRPGDRVLFEADEEHWHGATPNRLMVHLAINEGDADHDVVHWLTPVTDAEYAAAPAV; from the coding sequence GTGCAGATCACCCGCAGCTCGATCGACACCGCAAAGGGGCCGACCGACTGGTTCACCGGCGACGTCTACATCGACGCCGTCGCCGCCGCGCCCGCCCCGTCCCGGGTCACCGCGAACCTGGTGCACTTCATGCCCGGCGCCCGCACCCACTGGCACCGCCACCCGCTGGGCCAGACCGTCTTCGTCACCGAGGGAATCGGCCTGTGCCAGCGCCGCGGCGGACCGGTCGAGGTCATCCGGCCCGGCGACCGTGTCCTGTTCGAGGCCGACGAGGAGCACTGGCACGGCGCTACCCCGAATCGGCTGATGGTCCACCTGGCCATCAACGAGGGCGACGCCGACCACGACGTCGTGCACTGGCTGACACCCGTCACCGATGCCGAGTACGCCGCTGCCCCGGCCGTCTGA
- a CDS encoding ATP-binding protein — translation MTTTSTERTALQFLSAVAEARQAARTFLDTLVPAVDPEHADTVVLVVSELVTNALRHGGGTHTLRLAAHPGTIEVAVDDSSPRMPRMRTPDLVHGTGGFGWHMVNDLAHATVVTPRPESGKTVRALLPR, via the coding sequence ATGACCACGACGAGCACCGAGCGCACAGCCCTTCAGTTCCTGTCCGCCGTCGCCGAGGCACGCCAGGCCGCCCGGACGTTCCTGGACACCCTCGTGCCGGCCGTCGACCCGGAGCACGCCGACACCGTGGTCCTGGTCGTCTCCGAACTCGTCACCAACGCCCTGCGTCACGGCGGCGGCACCCACACGCTCCGCCTGGCCGCCCACCCCGGCACGATCGAGGTCGCCGTCGACGACTCCAGCCCGCGGATGCCGCGCATGCGCACCCCCGACCTCGTCCACGGCACGGGAGGGTTCGGCTGGCACATGGTCAACGACCTCGCCCACGCCACCGTCGTCACACCCCGGCCCGAGAGCGGCAAGACCGTACGCGCCCTCCTCCCCCGCTAA